A part of Acropora palmata chromosome 8, jaAcrPala1.3, whole genome shotgun sequence genomic DNA contains:
- the LOC141888891 gene encoding uncharacterized protein LOC141888891 isoform X3 yields MNTTAEQMIINPAFEDCNYEEKKASENCIYEDMSGSLASPTKREIIFREEIGQFFSIGDAPWNQQHTRERYAACGQADSRPRNGLNRALVVLVSLFCLLSSAAIVLCLLMLLGKINYQCNCTKDESATVLSLTQEAPRSLANTEFLAKMKSLEENVTYLHQTLNTRTGELKQLEKSYRFLHSENEFFRTVLQELGANVTAYRLVADQTKKKLNDFQHKTNNAIFMWNNSFAMFLAQDNSLITAMTDLNRTLLQKLTDTDTRINKGDENLHTLVKELNGNMSAKFNDTAARLDKKTITLQTLLNELNSTMSLKLKEADTRLHNKDNNLQTMLNELNTTMSLKLSQLNFHLSIVGFLANNTKEDVNDLKNNTESLLASLQEKTDRLDQEDVNLRALLKETNNTLFVKVEDVSKMQGPVGPAGFNGSQGSLGPPGPQGFNGSEGIQGAIGPQGYNGSQGPTGPQGPKGAGDFSLCEYRTREETLAQTPVSSNFHNAPVQVNQAEPAGKRIVGVSCSTDIAQMHLVSSSVHPSTGVRFYHCQCKGHYGGGSSSATVKCIMNYWLCPLTT; encoded by the exons ATGAACACTACTGCAGAGCAAATGATCATCAACCCAGCCTTTGAAGATTGTAATtacgaagaaaagaaagccaGTGAAAATTGTATTTACGAAGACATGAGTGGCAGTTTGGCTTCTCCcacaaaaagagaaatcaTTTTTCGCGAAGAAATTGGCCAATTTTTCTCCATAGGCGATGCTCCGTGGAATCAACAGCATACTCGTGAGAGGTATGCCGCCTGTGGCCAAGCAGACAGCAGACCTAGAAATGGCTTAAATCGTGCGTTAGTGGTTTTGGTGTCTCTCTTTTGTCTTCTATCATCCGCTGCCATTGTTCTATGTCTTTTGATGCTACTCGGCAAAATCAACTACCAATGCAACTGTACTAAGGATGAATCAG CTACAGTATTGTCTCTGACGCAAGAAGCCCCGAGATCATTGGCAAACACAGAGTTCCTTGCAAAGATGAAATCTCTGGAAGAGAATGTTACTTATCTGCACCAAACTTTG AATACAAGAACAGGAGAACTCAAACAGCTTGAAAAGTCGTACAGGTTTCTTCAcagtgaaaatgaatttttcaggacTGTG TTGCAGGAACTCGGCGCTAATGTTACAGCATATCGTTTAGTTGCCgatcaaacaaagaaaaaacttaaTGATTTCCAGCATAAGACCAACAATGCTATTTTCATG TGGAACAATTCATTTGCGATGTTCCTCGCTCAAGATAACAGTTTAATTACGGCAATGACTGATCTCAACAGAACACTCTTGCAAAAG ctgACTGACACAGATACAAGGATCAATAAAGGAGATGAGAATCTACACACATTAGTGAAAGAGTTAAACGGGAATATGTCTGCCAAG TTTAATGACACAGCTGCAAGACTAGACAAGAAGACTATCACTCTACAAACTTTGCTGAATGAGTTAAATTCAACAATGTCTTTGAAG TTAAAAGAGGCAGATACACGACTCCACAACAAAGACAACAATCTACAAACAATGTTGAACGAATTAAATACAACAATGTCGTTAAAG CTCAGCCAACTTAACTTTCATTTATCTATTGTTGGTTTCTTGGCTAACAACACAAAGGAGGATGTAAACGATTTAAAGAACAATACAGAAAGCTTACTGGCATCT CTGCAAGAAAAAACGGATAGACTTGATCAAGAAGATGTGAATTTGAGAGCGCTGCTAAAAGAAACGAACAACACGCTTTTTGTGAag GTCGAAGATGTGAGCAAAATGCAGGGTCCGGTAGGTCCGGCTGGTTTTAACGGATCTCAAGGTTCCCTTGGTCCACCAGGACCCCAAGGATTCAACGGCTCAGAGGGAATTCAAGGTGCAATTGGTCCCCAGGGGTATAATGGATCACAAGGCCCGACAGGCCCACAAGGACCTAAAGGAGCTGGAGACTTCTCTTTGTGTGAATATAGGACTCGCGAAGAAACATTAGCCCAAACGCCAGTATCAAGCAATTTTCATAACGCGCCTGTGCAAGTTAATCAAGCAGAACCAGCG GGAAAACGAATCGTTGGAGTTTCTTGCTCAACAGATATCGCTCAAATGCATCTTGTATCAAGCTCTGTTCACCCATCAACTGGCGTTCGCTTTTATCACTGTCAGTGCAAAGGTCATTACGGCGGAGGTAGCTCATCGGCTACTGTGAAGTGTATTATGAACTACTGGTTGTGTCCACTGACTACCTAA
- the LOC141888891 gene encoding uncharacterized protein LOC141888891 isoform X4 — protein sequence MKSLEENVTYLHQTLNTRTGELKQLEKSYRFLHSENEFFRTVLQELGANVTAYRLVADQTKKKLNDFQHKTNNAIFMWNNSFAMFLAQDNSLITAMTDLNRTLLQKLTDTDTRINKGDENLHTLVKELNGNMSAKFNDTAARLDKKTITLQTLLNELNSTMSLKLKEADTRLHNKDNNLQTMLNELNTTMSLKLSQLNFHLSIVGFLANNTKEDVNDLKNNTESLLASLQEKTDRLDQEDVNLRALLKETNNTLFVKVEDVSKMQGPVGPAGFNGSQGSLGPPGPQGFNGSEGIQGAIGPQGYNGSQGPTGPQGPKGAGDFSLCEYRTREETLAQTPVSSNFHNAPVQVNQAEPAGKRIVGVSCSTDIAQMHLVSSSVHPSTGVRFYHCQCKGHYGGGSSSATVKCIMNYWLCPLTT from the exons ATGAAATCTCTGGAAGAGAATGTTACTTATCTGCACCAAACTTTG AATACAAGAACAGGAGAACTCAAACAGCTTGAAAAGTCGTACAGGTTTCTTCAcagtgaaaatgaatttttcaggacTGTG TTGCAGGAACTCGGCGCTAATGTTACAGCATATCGTTTAGTTGCCgatcaaacaaagaaaaaacttaaTGATTTCCAGCATAAGACCAACAATGCTATTTTCATG TGGAACAATTCATTTGCGATGTTCCTCGCTCAAGATAACAGTTTAATTACGGCAATGACTGATCTCAACAGAACACTCTTGCAAAAG ctgACTGACACAGATACAAGGATCAATAAAGGAGATGAGAATCTACACACATTAGTGAAAGAGTTAAACGGGAATATGTCTGCCAAG TTTAATGACACAGCTGCAAGACTAGACAAGAAGACTATCACTCTACAAACTTTGCTGAATGAGTTAAATTCAACAATGTCTTTGAAG TTAAAAGAGGCAGATACACGACTCCACAACAAAGACAACAATCTACAAACAATGTTGAACGAATTAAATACAACAATGTCGTTAAAG CTCAGCCAACTTAACTTTCATTTATCTATTGTTGGTTTCTTGGCTAACAACACAAAGGAGGATGTAAACGATTTAAAGAACAATACAGAAAGCTTACTGGCATCT CTGCAAGAAAAAACGGATAGACTTGATCAAGAAGATGTGAATTTGAGAGCGCTGCTAAAAGAAACGAACAACACGCTTTTTGTGAag GTCGAAGATGTGAGCAAAATGCAGGGTCCGGTAGGTCCGGCTGGTTTTAACGGATCTCAAGGTTCCCTTGGTCCACCAGGACCCCAAGGATTCAACGGCTCAGAGGGAATTCAAGGTGCAATTGGTCCCCAGGGGTATAATGGATCACAAGGCCCGACAGGCCCACAAGGACCTAAAGGAGCTGGAGACTTCTCTTTGTGTGAATATAGGACTCGCGAAGAAACATTAGCCCAAACGCCAGTATCAAGCAATTTTCATAACGCGCCTGTGCAAGTTAATCAAGCAGAACCAGCG GGAAAACGAATCGTTGGAGTTTCTTGCTCAACAGATATCGCTCAAATGCATCTTGTATCAAGCTCTGTTCACCCATCAACTGGCGTTCGCTTTTATCACTGTCAGTGCAAAGGTCATTACGGCGGAGGTAGCTCATCGGCTACTGTGAAGTGTATTATGAACTACTGGTTGTGTCCACTGACTACCTAA
- the LOC141888891 gene encoding uncharacterized protein LOC141888891 isoform X1, whose protein sequence is MAFRQPIRIPAPRPIPRSIPPSGKLNLLVVNPAFQNWCQNGNERSEGGPFKPQVGIGQKVTQNFGHERRSKFVHPLALRDNTASSRQINAFGRPQKDTWDSPDEEQSVHGSHVNLTVSETNWRSKGRSRIRLLLMALICFVSLTSLALTVMMLLGKLGNRWCRKATVLSLTQEAPRSLANTEFLAKMKSLEENVTYLHQTLNTRTGELKQLEKSYRFLHSENEFFRTVLQELGANVTAYRLVADQTKKKLNDFQHKTNNAIFMWNNSFAMFLAQDNSLITAMTDLNRTLLQKLTDTDTRINKGDENLHTLVKELNGNMSAKFNDTAARLDKKTITLQTLLNELNSTMSLKLKEADTRLHNKDNNLQTMLNELNTTMSLKLSQLNFHLSIVGFLANNTKEDVNDLKNNTESLLASLQEKTDRLDQEDVNLRALLKETNNTLFVKVEDVSKMQGPVGPAGFNGSQGSLGPPGPQGFNGSEGIQGAIGPQGYNGSQGPTGPQGPKGAGDFSLCEYRTREETLAQTPVSSNFHNAPVQVNQAEPAGKRIVGVSCSTDIAQMHLVSSSVHPSTGVRFYHCQCKGHYGGGSSSATVKCIMNYWLCPLTT, encoded by the exons ATGGCCTTTAGACAGCCAATACGGATTCCAGCTCCCCGGCCCATTCCGAGATCGATACCACCATCGGGAAAACTTAATCTGTTGGTTGTGAATCCTGCGTTTCAAAACTGGTGTCAAAATGGTAACGAGAGAAGCGAAGGTGGGCCTTTTAAACCTCAGGTGGGTATTGGTCAAAAAGTAACCCAAAACTTTGGTCACGAACGAAGGAGCAAGTTTGTGCATCCACTTGCACTGAGGGATAACACAGCATCGTCCCGGCAAATTAACGCCTTTGGACGGCCCCAAAAAGACACATGGGATTCGCCCGATGAGGAACAAAGTGTTCATGGAAGTCATGTTAATTTGACTGTTTCCGAAACAAATTGGAGGAGTAAGGGTAGAAGCCGAATAAGGCTTTTACTGATGGCCCTAATTTGCTTTGTATCGCTAACATCTTTGGCTCTGACGGTCATGATGTTACTTGGCAAACTTGGAAACAGATGGTGCAGAAAAG CTACAGTATTGTCTCTGACGCAAGAAGCCCCGAGATCATTGGCAAACACAGAGTTCCTTGCAAAGATGAAATCTCTGGAAGAGAATGTTACTTATCTGCACCAAACTTTG AATACAAGAACAGGAGAACTCAAACAGCTTGAAAAGTCGTACAGGTTTCTTCAcagtgaaaatgaatttttcaggacTGTG TTGCAGGAACTCGGCGCTAATGTTACAGCATATCGTTTAGTTGCCgatcaaacaaagaaaaaacttaaTGATTTCCAGCATAAGACCAACAATGCTATTTTCATG TGGAACAATTCATTTGCGATGTTCCTCGCTCAAGATAACAGTTTAATTACGGCAATGACTGATCTCAACAGAACACTCTTGCAAAAG ctgACTGACACAGATACAAGGATCAATAAAGGAGATGAGAATCTACACACATTAGTGAAAGAGTTAAACGGGAATATGTCTGCCAAG TTTAATGACACAGCTGCAAGACTAGACAAGAAGACTATCACTCTACAAACTTTGCTGAATGAGTTAAATTCAACAATGTCTTTGAAG TTAAAAGAGGCAGATACACGACTCCACAACAAAGACAACAATCTACAAACAATGTTGAACGAATTAAATACAACAATGTCGTTAAAG CTCAGCCAACTTAACTTTCATTTATCTATTGTTGGTTTCTTGGCTAACAACACAAAGGAGGATGTAAACGATTTAAAGAACAATACAGAAAGCTTACTGGCATCT CTGCAAGAAAAAACGGATAGACTTGATCAAGAAGATGTGAATTTGAGAGCGCTGCTAAAAGAAACGAACAACACGCTTTTTGTGAag GTCGAAGATGTGAGCAAAATGCAGGGTCCGGTAGGTCCGGCTGGTTTTAACGGATCTCAAGGTTCCCTTGGTCCACCAGGACCCCAAGGATTCAACGGCTCAGAGGGAATTCAAGGTGCAATTGGTCCCCAGGGGTATAATGGATCACAAGGCCCGACAGGCCCACAAGGACCTAAAGGAGCTGGAGACTTCTCTTTGTGTGAATATAGGACTCGCGAAGAAACATTAGCCCAAACGCCAGTATCAAGCAATTTTCATAACGCGCCTGTGCAAGTTAATCAAGCAGAACCAGCG GGAAAACGAATCGTTGGAGTTTCTTGCTCAACAGATATCGCTCAAATGCATCTTGTATCAAGCTCTGTTCACCCATCAACTGGCGTTCGCTTTTATCACTGTCAGTGCAAAGGTCATTACGGCGGAGGTAGCTCATCGGCTACTGTGAAGTGTATTATGAACTACTGGTTGTGTCCACTGACTACCTAA
- the LOC141888891 gene encoding uncharacterized protein LOC141888891 isoform X2: MAFRQPIRIPAPRPIPRSIPPSGKLNLLVVNPAFQNWCQNGNERSEGGPFKPQVGIGQKVTQNFGHERRSKFVHPLALRDNTASSRQINAFGRPQKDTWDSPDEEQSVHGSHVNLTVSETNWRSKGRSRIRLLLMALICFVSLTSLALTVMMLLGKLGNRWCRKATVLSLTQEAPRSLANTEFLAKMKSLEENVTYLHQTLNTRTGELKQLEKSYRFLHSENEFFRTVWNNSFAMFLAQDNSLITAMTDLNRTLLQKLTDTDTRINKGDENLHTLVKELNGNMSAKFNDTAARLDKKTITLQTLLNELNSTMSLKLKEADTRLHNKDNNLQTMLNELNTTMSLKLSQLNFHLSIVGFLANNTKEDVNDLKNNTESLLASLQEKTDRLDQEDVNLRALLKETNNTLFVKVEDVSKMQGPVGPAGFNGSQGSLGPPGPQGFNGSEGIQGAIGPQGYNGSQGPTGPQGPKGAGDFSLCEYRTREETLAQTPVSSNFHNAPVQVNQAEPAGKRIVGVSCSTDIAQMHLVSSSVHPSTGVRFYHCQCKGHYGGGSSSATVKCIMNYWLCPLTT; this comes from the exons ATGGCCTTTAGACAGCCAATACGGATTCCAGCTCCCCGGCCCATTCCGAGATCGATACCACCATCGGGAAAACTTAATCTGTTGGTTGTGAATCCTGCGTTTCAAAACTGGTGTCAAAATGGTAACGAGAGAAGCGAAGGTGGGCCTTTTAAACCTCAGGTGGGTATTGGTCAAAAAGTAACCCAAAACTTTGGTCACGAACGAAGGAGCAAGTTTGTGCATCCACTTGCACTGAGGGATAACACAGCATCGTCCCGGCAAATTAACGCCTTTGGACGGCCCCAAAAAGACACATGGGATTCGCCCGATGAGGAACAAAGTGTTCATGGAAGTCATGTTAATTTGACTGTTTCCGAAACAAATTGGAGGAGTAAGGGTAGAAGCCGAATAAGGCTTTTACTGATGGCCCTAATTTGCTTTGTATCGCTAACATCTTTGGCTCTGACGGTCATGATGTTACTTGGCAAACTTGGAAACAGATGGTGCAGAAAAG CTACAGTATTGTCTCTGACGCAAGAAGCCCCGAGATCATTGGCAAACACAGAGTTCCTTGCAAAGATGAAATCTCTGGAAGAGAATGTTACTTATCTGCACCAAACTTTG AATACAAGAACAGGAGAACTCAAACAGCTTGAAAAGTCGTACAGGTTTCTTCAcagtgaaaatgaatttttcaggacTGTG TGGAACAATTCATTTGCGATGTTCCTCGCTCAAGATAACAGTTTAATTACGGCAATGACTGATCTCAACAGAACACTCTTGCAAAAG ctgACTGACACAGATACAAGGATCAATAAAGGAGATGAGAATCTACACACATTAGTGAAAGAGTTAAACGGGAATATGTCTGCCAAG TTTAATGACACAGCTGCAAGACTAGACAAGAAGACTATCACTCTACAAACTTTGCTGAATGAGTTAAATTCAACAATGTCTTTGAAG TTAAAAGAGGCAGATACACGACTCCACAACAAAGACAACAATCTACAAACAATGTTGAACGAATTAAATACAACAATGTCGTTAAAG CTCAGCCAACTTAACTTTCATTTATCTATTGTTGGTTTCTTGGCTAACAACACAAAGGAGGATGTAAACGATTTAAAGAACAATACAGAAAGCTTACTGGCATCT CTGCAAGAAAAAACGGATAGACTTGATCAAGAAGATGTGAATTTGAGAGCGCTGCTAAAAGAAACGAACAACACGCTTTTTGTGAag GTCGAAGATGTGAGCAAAATGCAGGGTCCGGTAGGTCCGGCTGGTTTTAACGGATCTCAAGGTTCCCTTGGTCCACCAGGACCCCAAGGATTCAACGGCTCAGAGGGAATTCAAGGTGCAATTGGTCCCCAGGGGTATAATGGATCACAAGGCCCGACAGGCCCACAAGGACCTAAAGGAGCTGGAGACTTCTCTTTGTGTGAATATAGGACTCGCGAAGAAACATTAGCCCAAACGCCAGTATCAAGCAATTTTCATAACGCGCCTGTGCAAGTTAATCAAGCAGAACCAGCG GGAAAACGAATCGTTGGAGTTTCTTGCTCAACAGATATCGCTCAAATGCATCTTGTATCAAGCTCTGTTCACCCATCAACTGGCGTTCGCTTTTATCACTGTCAGTGCAAAGGTCATTACGGCGGAGGTAGCTCATCGGCTACTGTGAAGTGTATTATGAACTACTGGTTGTGTCCACTGACTACCTAA